One region of Triticum aestivum cultivar Chinese Spring chromosome 6B, IWGSC CS RefSeq v2.1, whole genome shotgun sequence genomic DNA includes:
- the LOC123133414 gene encoding hydroquinone glucosyltransferase, whose protein sequence is MGGEPGDQEPSPASARPHVVLLCSPCMGHLIPFAELARRLVADHGLAATLLFAAATDAPSEQYAALAASVPDGVDLVALPAPPADALPPSTPVRERVVHAALSAVPHVRDTARSLVSTAPLAALVVDMASVPARDVAAELGVPCYMFFTSPWMLLSLFLHLPELDAGLVGEYRDATDPIRLPGCVPIHARELPGSLLADRSSETYAGFLSLAKEAARVDGILVNTFREVEPAVGEGAGGVKGMPVYAVGPLVWARPVAVGVNREPEHARLITWLDQQARGSVVFLSFGSGGTLTWRQTTELALALEATGRPFIWAAKRPHEDTADGAFFGTDGGGGNDNDPLGFLPGGFVERTAGVGLVLLSWAPQTSILAHAAVGCFVTHCGWNSSLESILNGVPMVAWPLYAEQKMNAAMLEVHAGVATRVNTAGPAGEGFVCKEEMVNVIQRVMEGDEATMMRRRVGELRDRATRALTMDGSSNLALAKVTDVWKSSTSSDKK, encoded by the coding sequence ATGGGAGGCGAGCCAGGTGACCAGGAGCCGTCGCCGGCGAGCGCGCGGCCGCACGTGGTGCTCCTGTGCAGCCCGTGCATGGGGCACCTCATCCCATTCGCCGAGCTGGCGCGCCGGCTCGTAGCCGACCATGGTCTCGCCGCCACGCTCCTCTTCGCCGCGGCCACGGACGCCCCCTCGGAGCAGTACGCCGCCCTGGCCGCGTCCGTGCCCGATGGCGTCGACCTAGTCGCGCTGCCCGCGCCACCGGCGGACGCCCTGCCGCCCTCGACCCCCGTGCGCGAACGCGTCGTGCATGCTGCCCTCTCGGCTGTCCCGCACGTCCGGGACACCGCCCGGTCGCTGGTCTCTACCGCGCCGCTCGCCGCGCTCGTGGTGGACATGGCCAGCGTGCCGGCACGCGACGTTGCCGCGGAGCTGGGCGTGCCGTGCTACATGTTCTTCACCTCGCCGTGGATGCTCCTGTCCCTCTTCCTGCACCTCCCGGAGCTCGACGCGGGGCTCGTCGGGGAGTACCGGGACGCGACGGACCCGATCCGGCTGCCAGGCTGCGTGCCGATCCACGCACGCGAGCTTCCCGGGTCTCTGCTCGCCGACCGGAGCAGCGAGACGTACGCTGGGTTCCTGTCCTTGGCCAAGGAAGCCGCGAGAGTCGACGGGATTCTCGTGAACACGTTCCGTGAGGTGGAGCCCGCGGTGGGCGAAGGCGCGGGCGGTGTGAAGGGCATGCCGGTGTACGCGGTCGGACCGTTGGTATGGGCCAGGCCGGTCGCGGTCGGCGTGAACCGGGAGCCGGAGCACGCACGCCTCATCACGTGGCTGGACCAGCAGGCACGTGGTTCCGTTGTCTTCCTCTCGTTCGGGAGCGGTGGCACGCTCACGTGGCGTCAGACAACCGAGCTAGCACTTGCGCTGGAGGCGACCGGACGTCCGTTCATCTGGGCGGCAAAGAGGCCACACGAGGACACGGCGGACGGCGCCTTCTTCGGAAccgacggaggaggaggcaacgacAATGACCCACTCGGCTTCCTGCCGGGGGGCTTCGTCGAGAGGACGGCGGGGGTGGGGCTCGTCCTCCTGTCATGGGCACCGCAGACGTCGATCCTCGCGCACGCCGCCGTCGGCTGCTTCGTGACGCACTGCGGATGGAACTCGAGTCTGGAGAGCATCCTCAATGGAGTGCCGATGGTTGCATGGCCGCTCTACGCGGAGCAGAAGATGAACGCGGCGATGCTGGAGGTCCACGCAGGGGTGGCGACCCGGGTTAACACCGCCGGGCCTGCTGGCGAGGGCTTTGTCTGCAAGGAAGAGATGGTGAACGTGATCCAACGTGTGATGGAGGGGGACGAAGCAACGATGATGAGGAGGCGTGTTGGTGAGCTCAGAGACAGAGCCACACGCGCGCTGACCATGGATGGTTCTTCAAATCTTGCACTAGCCAAGGTCACGGATGTGTGGAAGTCTTCTACTTCTAGTGacaaaaaataa